The proteins below are encoded in one region of Brassica napus cultivar Da-Ae chromosome A6, Da-Ae, whole genome shotgun sequence:
- the BNAA06G13690D gene encoding uncharacterized protein BNAA06G13690D isoform X1, with translation MNEEEPSGSGEKECSISLFDYSVENYLKAMESISDLCNETGIDIEKTDLNRLPSSVTLLREWRHFSYEPKSFGFYNEAEKGCEPKDVNSHTLPQFSSARAPKVKIDDDESSSLGELSKDFVMHVGGSVWALEWCPRVHENPDALAKCEFLAVATHPPQSYSHKIGVRLSGRGIIQIWCVINVKCNNDSANISGKKTAKPQKKPSVEVNNKGEPKKPRGRPRKHPIETTTESKKPRGRPKRKCSTADLPVELDGDVLCVEALSVRYPEEPVVPETKTNDESSGQVLSSENANIKLPVRRRRTKTQRAEEACKPAMSEDSEAVGNNVPGEQSAGISENIALPRVVLCLAHNGKVAWDMKWRPLSPDDSLDKHRMGYLAVLLGNGSLEVWDVPMPQAILALYLSSKKEATDPRFVKLAPVFKCSNLKCGDSQSIPLTVEWSSSGNPDFLLVGCHDGTVALWKFSITKCSEDTRPLLVFSADTSPIRAVAWAPGESDQESANVIATAGHGGLKFWDLRDPYRPLWDLHPVPRFIYSLDWLPDPKCVLLSFEDGTMRILSLVKVAYDVPATGRPYPNTKQQGLSVYNCSSYPIWSIQVSRLTGMAAYCIADGSVVHFQLTTKAVEKDPRNRTPHFLCGRLTMNDSTFIVHSPAPNVPIMLKKLISENGEKK, from the exons ATGAATGAAGAAGAGCCTTCAGGAAGTGGTGAAAAAGAATGTAGTATATCATTGTTTGATTATTCTGTTGAAAATTATTTGAAGGCAATGGAATCGATCAGTGATCTATGTAATGAAACTGGTATTGATATTGAGAAGACTGATCTCAACAGACTACCATCCTCTGTTACACTCTTGAG GGAATGGAGGCATTTTAGTTATGAACCAAAAAGTTTTGGATTCTATAACGAAGCTGAAAAAGGCTGTGAACCAAAGGATGTCAACAGTCACACTTTGCCTCAATTTTCTTCTGCACGAGCTCCTAAG GTTAAGATAGATGACGATGAATCATCATCACTTGGTGAACTCAG CAAGGATTTTGTTATGCATGTTGGAGGCTCTGTTTGGGCATTGGAGTGGTGTCCCAGAGTTCATGAAAATCCAGATGCTCTGGCAAAATGTGAG TTTCTAGCTGTGGCTACTCATCCGCCTCAATCATACAGCCACAAGATAGGCGTTCGACTTTCAGGCAGGGGCATTATTCAGATATGGTGCGTTATAAATGTCAAATGCAACAACGATAGCGCCAATATATCAGGGAAGAAGACAGCAAAGCCTCAAAAGAAACCATCCGTTGAGGTTAATAATAAAGGAGAACCTAAAAAGCCGAGAGGCAGGCCTAGAAAGCATCCAATAGAGACAACAACAGAGTCTAAGAAGCCAAGAGGAAGACCTAAAAGGAAGTGCAGTACTGCTGACCTTCCTGTTGAGCTTGACGGTGACGTTCTATGCGTTGAAGCTTTGTCTGTTCGGTATCCGGAAGAGCCAGTTGTTCCCGAAACTAAAACCAACGATGAAAGCTCAGGACAAGTGTTGTCTTCAGAAAATGCAAATATCAAACTCCCCGTacggagaagaagaacaaaaaccCAACGTGCTGAAGAAGCTTGCAAACCGGCCATGTCAGAAGATAGTGAAGCTGTTGGAAACAACGTGCCAGGCGAACAATCCGCAGGTATCTCTGAAAACATTGCTCTTCCAAGGGTAGTCTTATGCCTGGCACACAATGGAAAAGTTGCCTGGGATATGAAATGGCGTCCCTTATCTCCAGATGATTCTCTTGATAAACATAGAATGGGGTATTTAGCTGTCTTGCTGGGGAATGGATCTCTGGAAGT GTGGGATGTTCCAATGCCTCAGGCAATATTAGCTCTATATTTGTCTTCAAAGAAAGAAGCGACTGATCCTCGTTTTGTGAAGCTGGCTCCCGTTTTCAAATGTTCAAACTTGAAGTGTGGTGATTCACAGAG TATTCCTTTGACAGTTGAATGGTCGAGTTCTGGGAACCCTGACTTCTTACTCGTTGGTTGCCACGATGGCAcg GTTGCTCTCTGGAAGTTTTCTATAACTAAATGTTCAGAAG ATACAAGACCTTTGCTTGTCTTCAGCGCAGATACATCTCCTATAAGGGCAGTTGCATGGGCTCCTGGTGAAAG TGATCAGGAAAGTGCAAACGTAATAGCTACTGCTGGACATGGAGGCCTCAAGTTTTGGGACTTACG tgATCCATACCGTCCTTTATGGGATTTGCATCCAGTACCAAGGTTTATTTACAGCCTCGATTGGTTACCAGACCCAAA ATGTGTCTTGTTGTCCTTTGAGGATGGAACAATGAGAATCCTAAGCTTGGTGAAGGTTGCCTACGATGTTCCCGCAACCGGAAGGCCTTACCCTAACACAAAACAGCAAGGGCTAAGCGTCTATAACTGTTCATCTTACCCCATCTGGAGTATTCAAGTTTCACGGCTTACAG GCATGGCTGCTTACTGCATTGCAGATGGGTCCGTTGTTCATTTCCAG CTTACGACCAAAGCAGTGGAAAAAGACCCGAGAAACCGGACACCTCACTTCCTCTGTGGACGACTGACAATGAACGATTCCACCTTTATAGTGCATAGCCCAGCGCCTAACGTGCCAATCATGTTGAAGAAGCTGATTAGTGAGAACggtgaaaaaaaatga
- the BNAA06G13690D gene encoding uncharacterized protein BNAA06G13690D isoform X2, producing MTMNHHHLVNSARILLCMLEALFGHWSGVPEFMKIQMLWQNFLAVATHPPQSYSHKIGVRLSGRGIIQIWCVINVKCNNDSANISGKKTAKPQKKPSVEVNNKGEPKKPRGRPRKHPIETTTESKKPRGRPKRKCSTADLPVELDGDVLCVEALSVRYPEEPVVPETKTNDESSGQVLSSENANIKLPVRRRRTKTQRAEEACKPAMSEDSEAVGNNVPGEQSAGISENIALPRVVLCLAHNGKVAWDMKWRPLSPDDSLDKHRMGYLAVLLGNGSLEVWDVPMPQAILALYLSSKKEATDPRFVKLAPVFKCSNLKCGDSQSIPLTVEWSSSGNPDFLLVGCHDGTVALWKFSITKCSEDTRPLLVFSADTSPIRAVAWAPGESDQESANVIATAGHGGLKFWDLRDPYRPLWDLHPVPRFIYSLDWLPDPKCVLLSFEDGTMRILSLVKVAYDVPATGRPYPNTKQQGLSVYNCSSYPIWSIQVSRLTGMAAYCIADGSVVHFQLTTKAVEKDPRNRTPHFLCGRLTMNDSTFIVHSPAPNVPIMLKKLISENGEKK from the exons ATGACGATGAATCATCATCACTTGGTGAACTCAG CAAGGATTTTGTTATGCATGTTGGAGGCTCTGTTTGGGCATTGGAGTGGTGTCCCAGAGTTCATGAAAATCCAGATGCTCTGGCAAAAT TTTCTAGCTGTGGCTACTCATCCGCCTCAATCATACAGCCACAAGATAGGCGTTCGACTTTCAGGCAGGGGCATTATTCAGATATGGTGCGTTATAAATGTCAAATGCAACAACGATAGCGCCAATATATCAGGGAAGAAGACAGCAAAGCCTCAAAAGAAACCATCCGTTGAGGTTAATAATAAAGGAGAACCTAAAAAGCCGAGAGGCAGGCCTAGAAAGCATCCAATAGAGACAACAACAGAGTCTAAGAAGCCAAGAGGAAGACCTAAAAGGAAGTGCAGTACTGCTGACCTTCCTGTTGAGCTTGACGGTGACGTTCTATGCGTTGAAGCTTTGTCTGTTCGGTATCCGGAAGAGCCAGTTGTTCCCGAAACTAAAACCAACGATGAAAGCTCAGGACAAGTGTTGTCTTCAGAAAATGCAAATATCAAACTCCCCGTacggagaagaagaacaaaaaccCAACGTGCTGAAGAAGCTTGCAAACCGGCCATGTCAGAAGATAGTGAAGCTGTTGGAAACAACGTGCCAGGCGAACAATCCGCAGGTATCTCTGAAAACATTGCTCTTCCAAGGGTAGTCTTATGCCTGGCACACAATGGAAAAGTTGCCTGGGATATGAAATGGCGTCCCTTATCTCCAGATGATTCTCTTGATAAACATAGAATGGGGTATTTAGCTGTCTTGCTGGGGAATGGATCTCTGGAAGT GTGGGATGTTCCAATGCCTCAGGCAATATTAGCTCTATATTTGTCTTCAAAGAAAGAAGCGACTGATCCTCGTTTTGTGAAGCTGGCTCCCGTTTTCAAATGTTCAAACTTGAAGTGTGGTGATTCACAGAG TATTCCTTTGACAGTTGAATGGTCGAGTTCTGGGAACCCTGACTTCTTACTCGTTGGTTGCCACGATGGCAcg GTTGCTCTCTGGAAGTTTTCTATAACTAAATGTTCAGAAG ATACAAGACCTTTGCTTGTCTTCAGCGCAGATACATCTCCTATAAGGGCAGTTGCATGGGCTCCTGGTGAAAG TGATCAGGAAAGTGCAAACGTAATAGCTACTGCTGGACATGGAGGCCTCAAGTTTTGGGACTTACG tgATCCATACCGTCCTTTATGGGATTTGCATCCAGTACCAAGGTTTATTTACAGCCTCGATTGGTTACCAGACCCAAA ATGTGTCTTGTTGTCCTTTGAGGATGGAACAATGAGAATCCTAAGCTTGGTGAAGGTTGCCTACGATGTTCCCGCAACCGGAAGGCCTTACCCTAACACAAAACAGCAAGGGCTAAGCGTCTATAACTGTTCATCTTACCCCATCTGGAGTATTCAAGTTTCACGGCTTACAG GCATGGCTGCTTACTGCATTGCAGATGGGTCCGTTGTTCATTTCCAG CTTACGACCAAAGCAGTGGAAAAAGACCCGAGAAACCGGACACCTCACTTCCTCTGTGGACGACTGACAATGAACGATTCCACCTTTATAGTGCATAGCCCAGCGCCTAACGTGCCAATCATGTTGAAGAAGCTGATTAGTGAGAACggtgaaaaaaaatga
- the LOC106351457 gene encoding protein RADIALIS-like 5, giving the protein MASSSMSSSWTSKQNKMFERALAVYDKDTPDRWQNVAKAVGSKSAEEVKRHYDILVEDIENIEQDLVPLPKYKTIDVGSKSRGINDFDLRLMKNMRIQ; this is encoded by the exons ATGGCCTCAAGTTCTATGAGCTCGTCTTGGACGTCTAAACAAAATAAGATGTTCGAGAGGGCTTTAGCCGTTTATGATAAAGACACTCCCGACCGTTGGCAAAACGTGGCCAAGGCCGTCGGAAGTAAATCGGCAGAGGAAGTCAAACGTCACTACGACATTCTCGTCGAAGATATTGAGAACATCGAACAAGACTTGGTCCCTTTGCCCAAATACAAGACCATCGATGTTGGAAGTAAATCACGAGGCATCAATGATTTTGATTTGAG GTTAATGAAGAATATGAGAATCCAGTGA
- the LOC106346951 gene encoding protein NUCLEAR FUSION DEFECTIVE 5, mitochondrial, whose translation MKSLLLSRQAIRRISLSSSKTPPFFGNFSAAAPSISRSDRHLRSYDEPIPRPVTSSFTRHFHSTRESRLSDSTASSQIHEEEEDDGTTNEFLSRFVWIMRGKVSEAFPDSDKKMVDGMLLLIVEKVVAEIERGGFSKVGGSSSSAPPPSPSSEFSDDLWATIWEVSNTVLKDMEKERKKEKMKVYVQSPEVMEMCRFAGEIGIRGDLLRELRFTWAREKMEEAEFNESLEHMRDLDGSIRESETVDADEEGEESVVDSDEVQPRSISLPKRKGKFKYKIYGLELSDPKWGEVADKIHEAEEEADWREAKPVTGKCKLVMEKLESLEEKDDPSGLIAEWVELLEPQRVDWIALLDQLRDANTNAYLKVAEHVLDDKSFRASISDYSKLIHIHAKENHTEAVERILKKMSQNGIFPDISIATALIHLYSKSGNLERATEAFESLKSYGLRPDNKIYTSMIMGYVNAGKPKLGERLMRDMDARDMKCSDEVYMAMLRAFAQTGDADGAAGIFNSMQLDFKDTNCFEAYGLLVEAYGRAGKADKAKINFDQMRTRGFKPDDKCIANMIRAYKRENSLDKALRLLLQLEKDGIEIGVITYTVLVDWMATLGLIEEAEQLLVKISQLGEAPPFELQVSLCYMYSTARNEKKTLQALGVLEAKRDQMGPNEFERVITGLKTGGFEKDARRMFKHMEARKFLPSDRLKIDMGASPSFGSGFNRVRR comes from the exons ATGAaatctctcctcctctctcgaCAAGCGATCCGTCGCATTTCACTCTCGTCTTCAAAAACCCCACCTTTCTTCGGAAACTTCTCCGCCGCCGCACCGTCGATTTCTCGCTCCGATCGTCATCTGAGAAGCTACGACGAACCAATCCCTAGACCCGTTACGTCATCCTTCACTCGCCATTTCCACTCTACGCGCGAGTCCCGCCTCAGCGACTCCACCGCCTCCTCCCAGATTCacgaggaggaagaagacgacgggACCACGAACGAGTTCCTCTCCCGATTCGTCTGGATAATGCGCGGGAAAGTCTCGGAAGCCTTCCCGGACTCCGACAAGAAGATGGTCGACGGCATGCTCCTGCTCATCGTGGAGAAAGTCGTGGCGGAGATCGAGAGAGGCGGGTTCAGCAAGGTCGgaggatcatcatcatcagctcCGCCGCCGTCGCCGTCGTCGGAGTTCAGCGACGATCTGTGGGCTACGATCTGGGAAGTGAGCAACACGGTGCTGAAAGATAtggagaaggagaggaagaaggagaagatgaaggtGTACGTTCAGTCTCCCGAGGTGATGGAGATGTGTAGGTTCGCTGGAGAGATTGGGATCCGTGGGGACTTGCTTAGGGAGCTTAGGTTCACATGGGCGAGGGAGAAGATGGAGGAAGCTGAGTTTAACGAGAGCTTGGAACATATGCGTGATTTGGACGGTTCAATTCGAGAATCAGAAACAGTGGATGCTGATGAGGAAGGAGAAGAGTCTGTTGTTGACTCTGATGAAGTTCAACCTCGGAGTATCTCTCTTCCTAAGCGTAAGGGAAAGTTCAAGTACAAGATCTACGGGCTTGAGTTGTCTGATCCGAAATGGGGTGAAGTGGCTGATAAGATCCACGAAGCTGAGGAGGAAGCTGATTGGAGAGAGGCCAAACCTGTTACTGGAAAATGCAAGTTGGTTATGgagaagcttgagtctttgGAGGAAAAGGATGATCCTTCAGGGTTGATTGCTGAGTGGGTTGAGTTGTTGGAGCCTCAACGTGTTGACTGGATTGCTTTGCTTGATCAGTTGCGAGATGCAAACACCAATGCATACTTAAAG GTGGCAGAACATGTCCTGGATGATAAATCGTTCAGGGCAAGCATCTCAGACTACTCAAAGCTCATTCATATCCATGCCAAAGAGAACCACACAGAAGCTGTTGAGAGGATCCTAAAGAAAATGTCTCAAAACGGGATCTTTCCAGACATTTCGATCGCGACCGCATTGATCCATCTGTACAGCAAATCAGGCAACCTCGAGCGAGCAACGGAGGCGTTTGAAAGCTTGAAGAGCTACGGTTTGCGTCCAGACAATAAGATCTACACATCGATGATCATGGGCTACGTGAACGCTGGCAAGCCCAAACTAGGCGAGAGGTTGATGAGAGACATGGATGCAAGAGACATGAAGTGTTCGGACGAAGTCTACATGGCCATGCTACGAGCTTTTGCGCAGACGGGAGACGCCGACGGAGCTGCAGGGATTTTCAACTCGATGCAGCTTGATTTCAAGGATACAAACTGCTTCGAAGCTTATGGCTTGCTCGTGGAAGCATACGGGAGAGCAGGGAAAGCGGATAAAGCCAAAATCAACTTCGATCAGATGAGAACGCGCGGGTTCAAACCCGATGATAAGTGCATTGCCAATATGATCAGAGCGTATAAGAGAGAGAACTCGCTGGATAAAGCTCTGAGACTACTGCTGCAGCTCGAGAAAGATGGGATTGAGATCGGTGTGATCACTTACACGGTTCTTGTTGATTGGATGGCTACTCTCGGGCTTATCGAGGAAGCTGAGCAGCTTCTGGTTAAGATCTCTCAGCTAGGGGAAGCTCCACCGTTCGAGCTCCAGGTGAGCTTGTGCTATATGTACTCTACCGCCAGGAACGAGAAGAAGACTCTTCAGGCTCTTGGGGTTTTGGAAGCTAAGAGAGATCAGATGGGACCTAACGAGTTTGAGAGAGTGATCACTGGGTTGAAGACCGGTGGGTTTGAGAAAGATGCGAGGAGGATGTTTAAGCATATGGAAGCTCGGAAGTTTTTGCCTTCGGATAGATTGAAGATCGATATGGGGGCATCACCATCGTTTGGGTCCGGATTTAACAGAGTGAGACGATAG
- the BNAA06G13740D gene encoding uncharacterized protein BNAA06G13740D encodes MGSLMSGWDSPTKDPNSVRRCKSLTREEIDTFWKTKKKTEEEHVQAVSNLVVQEVAESQGIEDPYENQSKTTGWWKRSNWAFLNEPREEEGRPNNYVPQFQVAHIAKIAGQ; translated from the exons ATGGGTTCTTTAATGTCAGGATGGGACTCTCCAACAAAGGATCCCAACTCAG TGAGAAGGTGCAAGTCACTAACAAGAGAAGAAATCGACACTTTctggaagacaaagaagaagactgaagaggaACATGTTCAGGCCGTTTCCAACTTGGTAGTTCAG GAAGTTGCGGAAAGTCAGGGGATAGAGGACCCTTATGAAAACCAAAGCAAGACGACTGGATG GTGGAAAAGAAGCAACTGGGCGTTCTTGAATGAGCCGAGGGAGGAAGAGGGTCGACCCAACAATTACGTTCCGCAGTTCCAAGTAGCTCACATCGCCAAAATCGCGGGCCAGTAA